From a region of the Cygnus atratus isolate AKBS03 ecotype Queensland, Australia chromosome 3, CAtr_DNAZoo_HiC_assembly, whole genome shotgun sequence genome:
- the LOC118254315 gene encoding epoxide hydrolase 1-like, with protein MWQEVLPNAWESILSRIRSFQYSQKNAVLVPAAALGVGGMVVCWLMSRRKIKRLEMGDGWWGSGERPLRENEDERIRPFKIETSDKEIEDLHHRLDQARYAPPLEGAAFHYGFNSDYLQKVVAYWRNQFDWNKQVEILNKYPHFQTTIEGIDIHFIHVKPPYVPHGRAVQPILMVHGWPGSFYEFYKIIPLLTEPAKYGLGDGDVVFEVICPSIPGYGFSEAPHQKGFDSRATARIFHKLMKRLGFKEYYVQGGDWGSRITTNMAQMLPESVKGIHVNLVFITMQGFKKLIQVMLGAYVPWLVGFTREDVRRMYPFMQKNVYDLLRESGYLHIQATKPDTAGCGLNDSPVGLAAYILEKFSTWTDKSFLHKDDGGLESKYSLDELLTNVMIYWVTSSIVPSMRYYKENFSQDPRLTDDSRVGVYVPSGIAAFPEEIAHTPHSWARKVFKNIVSYSYMPRGGHFAAFEEPKLLAQDIIRFVRRVEQL; from the exons ATGTGGCAGGAGGTCCTTCCCAACGCCTG gGAGAGCATCTTATCCCGCATCAG GTCTTTTCAATATTCACAGAAGAATGCAGTCCTGGTCCCTGCAGCCGCTCTGGGGGTCGGAGGAATGGTGGTTTGCTGGCTAATGTCTAGACGCAAGATCAAGAGACTTGAAATGGGTGATGGATGGTGGGGCTCAGGTGAAAGACCACTAAGAGAGAACGAAGATGAAAGAATCCGCCCCTTCAAGATTGAAACCTCTGACAAAGAAATTGAG GACCTGCACCACCGCCTCGACCAGGCTCGCTACGCACCTCCGCTGGAAGGGGCAGCTTTCCACTACGGCTTCAACTCCGACTACCTGCAGAAGGTGGTGGCCTACTGGAGGAACCAGTTCGACTGGAACAAGCAAGTGGAAATCCTGAACAAATACCCTCATTTCCAAACCACCATCGAAG GGATTGATATCCATTTTATCCATGTGAAGCCCCCCTACGTCCCTCATGGACGAGCTGTTCAACCTATCCTGATGGTCCACGGCTGGCCCGGCTCCTTCTACGAGTTCTACAAGATCATCCCTCTGCTCACAGAGCCAGCCAAGTACGGCCTGGGTGATGGTGATGTGGTGTTTGAGGTCATCTGCCCATCCATCCCAGGCTATGGCTTCTCAGAGGCTCCGCACCAGAAAG GCTTTGACTCCCGCGCAACTGCTCGGATATTTCACAAGCTGATGAAGAGACTGGGCTTCAAGGAATACTACGTTCAGGGAGGAGACTGGGGATCTCGAATTACTACAAACATGGCCCAGATGCTGCCAGA atCTGTGAAGGGGATTCATGTGAATCTTGTCTTCATCACCATGCAAGGTTTTAAAAAGTTGATTCAAGTGATGCTTGGGGCTTACGTACCATGGCTTGTAGGCTTCACTAGGGAAGACGTTCGACGGATGTACCCCTTCATGCAGAAGAATGTATATGATCTTCTGCGAGAATCTGGATACTTACATATCCAAGCCACCAAACCAGACACTGCAG GTTGTGGACTGAATGACTCCCCGGTGGGGCTTGCTGCATATATTTTGGAGAAATTCTCTACCTGGACAGATAAATCATTTCTGCATAAAGATGATGGAGGCTTGGAAAG CAAGTACTCACTAGATGAGCTTTTGACCAATGTGATGATTTACTGGGTGACATCATCTATTGTGCCCTCAATGCGATACTACAAGGAGAACTTCTCCCAGGATCCTCGTCTAACTGATGATTCCAG GGTTGGAGTATATGTTCCCTCGGGGATCGCAGCTTTTCCTGAGGAGATAGCACATACACCACATTCCTGGGCAAGGAAGGTCTTCAAGAACATTGTCAGTTACTCTTACATGCCCCGCGGAGgccattttgctgcttttgaggAACCAAAGCTTCTGGCACAAGACATCATACGCTTTGTGAGAAGGGTGGAGCAGCTGTGA